The Deltaproteobacteria bacterium genome segment GCGCGCTCCGACCAAAGAGGAGCTGGCGGCCTTCCCCATGTCGGGCCACGGCGCGGCGGACATCGCGTTGTTCGGCCGAATGCTTGCGGCCACGCCCGGAAAGAACGTCGAGGCGGCCGCGCAGGTCGCGCACGCGCTCTCCGTGCACCGCGTCACCGTCGAGGACGACTTCTTCACCGCCGTGGACGACCTCAACAAGCACGACGAGGACGCCGGCGCCGGCCACATGGGCAGCACCGAGTTCGCCGCGGCCCTGTTCTACGAGTACGTCTGCATCGACCGCGAGCTGCTCCTCAGGAATCTCGACGGGAATGAGGCGCTGGCGGCCAAGACGGTGCGCGCCCTCATCGAGGCCTGTCTCACCGCGAGCCCCACGGGGAAGAAGAACAGCTTCGCGAGCTCCGCCCGGGCCAGCTTCGCCTTGGCGGAGAAGGGAAACCAGCAGCCGCGCTCGCTGGCGGTGTCGTTCCTGAAGGCCGTGGAGGGCGCGGACCAGATGGTGACGGCCATCGCGGCTCTGAAGGACACCCGGGCCAAGATGGATCGGGCGTACGGCGCTTGCTGGGCCAGCGAGGCCATCCTCGACGCCGTGGGCGGTCGGGGCAGCCTCAAGGAGCTACTCGACTTCGTCGCTGCTCCCAGCGGATTCGAGGGCGGCAAGGGCGGGGCCGAGCCCACTGGCCGAGGGGCGTAGCCATGCAGCCCTTCCTCTGCTTCCGCCTCTACGGCCCGATGGCCGCCTGGGGCGACGTGGCGGTGGGCGAGCGGCGTCCGGCCCTCGCCCAACCGTCGCGCTCGGGCGTGCTGGGCCTGATCGCGGCTGCCCTGGGCCTCCAGCGGTCCGATGCCGACGCCCTGCAGACCCTGGACGACGGCCTCGGGTTCGCTTCGCGTCTGGAGCGACGGGGCGAGCTCCTGGTGGACTACCACACCGCCCAGGTTCCATCGGGCCCGGAGGTCCGATCTGCGCTCAAGCGGCGTACGCGCCTCGACACCCGGCGGGACGAGTTGAACGCGAAGGAGGATCGCGACGCGATCCAGTCCTGGCGCACGTACTTCCTCGACGCTCTCGCCTCGGCGTGCATGTGGCAGACGTCCGGGAGCAAAGCGCCGGCCCTGGACCAGCTCGCCGCCAGGCTGCGGGCCCCCACCTTCGTCCCCTACCTCGGGCGGAAGGCCTGCCCGGTGGCGCTCCCGCTCGATGCGAAGCTCGTCGAGGCGGCAAACCCGGTGGACGCGTTGACGCAGGTCCGCTTCCCGGCTGATGCGCTGCTGGGTGGCATCGGGAGAGCCCGGTCCGAGCCCGACGTCTTCCGCTGGGAGGGCGAGTGGCCGGGCCTGAAGCCGGACCAGACAGTGACCCGGCGCGATCGGCTCCTGAGCCGGGCGCGCTGGCACTTCGCAGAGCGGCAGGAGCACGTCCTGCAGCGCCAGGGAGGCGACCATGTACCTCAGCCGTCTTGAGCTCTTGCCCGAGGCTGCCCAGAAGCCCGAGTTCTGGGCCGACCTGGGCGACCTCTACCGCGAGCACCAGGCCATCTGGCAGCTCTTCGGCGACACACCGGAGCGCACGCGCGATTTCCTCTTCCGCAAGGAGCGCGGAGGCCTTGAGTCCCGGTGGTTCACGCTGTCGAAGCGTAAGCCAATCGACGTTCGCGGCATCTGGAAGGTCGAACCGAAGCAATTCGAGCCCCGATTCGAGGCGGGACAGCACTTGTTCTTCGCCGTGCGGGTGAATCCGACGGTCGCGAAGACCCGGGAGGGGCGGTCCAGCGCCCGTCACGACGTGGTGATGAACGAAAAGCGCCGCGTACCGGGCGGGACGGGCTCGATTTCGGAGAGCGCACTGGTCGAAAAGGCCTGTACCGCCTGGTTCCAGGCCCGATCGACCCGGAATGGATTCGATTTCGACCCGGGACAGGTGCGGTTCGACGGCTATCGCCAGGTTGGCGATGCCAAATCGGGCGGGATCAGGTTGTCCACGGTGGATATCGAGGGATTTCTCACCGTGAAGGAGCCGGAACGCTTCCAGCGCATGCTGTTCGGGGGGCTGGGGCCCGCCAAGAGCTTCGGGTGCGGGCTGATGCTGGTGCGCCCGGCCTGATGCTGCCCCCGCTCGCGCCCATTCCCATCAAGGAGCGGGTCTCGCTGGTCTTCCTGGAGAAGGGCCAGCTCGACGTGCTCGATGGGGCGTTCGTCCTCGTCGACCAGTTCGGCGTGCGGACCCATATCCCGGTGGGGAGCGTGGCCTGCATGCTGCTCGAGCCGGGCATCCGGGTGTCGCACGCGGCGGTGGGGCTGGCCA includes the following:
- the cas7e gene encoding type I-E CRISPR-associated protein Cas7/Cse4/CasC — protein: MSNFIQLHFLTAYPPSNLNRDDLGRPKTAVFGGTQRLRVSSQSLKRAWRTSDAFSNALHDQKGTRTKGLGNELYAKLAEELGEKKADETAKELAKLYGELKSPKKDGEKAAAEAREHETLVFLSPGEQQALETLALKLAKEKRAPTKEELAAFPMSGHGAADIALFGRMLAATPGKNVEAAAQVAHALSVHRVTVEDDFFTAVDDLNKHDEDAGAGHMGSTEFAAALFYEYVCIDRELLLRNLDGNEALAAKTVRALIEACLTASPTGKKNSFASSARASFALAEKGNQQPRSLAVSFLKAVEGADQMVTAIAALKDTRAKMDRAYGACWASEAILDAVGGRGSLKELLDFVAAPSGFEGGKGGAEPTGRGA
- the cas5e gene encoding type I-E CRISPR-associated protein Cas5/CasD, encoding MQPFLCFRLYGPMAAWGDVAVGERRPALAQPSRSGVLGLIAAALGLQRSDADALQTLDDGLGFASRLERRGELLVDYHTAQVPSGPEVRSALKRRTRLDTRRDELNAKEDRDAIQSWRTYFLDALASACMWQTSGSKAPALDQLAARLRAPTFVPYLGRKACPVALPLDAKLVEAANPVDALTQVRFPADALLGGIGRARSEPDVFRWEGEWPGLKPDQTVTRRDRLLSRARWHFAERQEHVLQRQGGDHVPQPS
- the cas6e gene encoding type I-E CRISPR-associated protein Cas6/Cse3/CasE, coding for MYLSRLELLPEAAQKPEFWADLGDLYREHQAIWQLFGDTPERTRDFLFRKERGGLESRWFTLSKRKPIDVRGIWKVEPKQFEPRFEAGQHLFFAVRVNPTVAKTREGRSSARHDVVMNEKRRVPGGTGSISESALVEKACTAWFQARSTRNGFDFDPGQVRFDGYRQVGDAKSGGIRLSTVDIEGFLTVKEPERFQRMLFGGLGPAKSFGCGLMLVRPA